From the Solibacillus sp. FSL R5-0449 genome, one window contains:
- the hisG gene encoding ATP phosphoribosyltransferase: MTQLTIAMPKGRIFEEAYEMLLEAGFNLPEEVEMSRKLMIEIPEENISFILAKPMDVPVYVEHGVADIGIAGKDVLLEQRRTVHELLDLKISECYIASAGLPNTTINEIAPRIATKYPNIAMKYYKGIGEQVEIIELNGSIELAPMIGLADRIVDIVSTGRTLKENGLVEYEHIAEVSSRLIANPVSYRMKSDRIQDLVTRLKKCVK; the protein is encoded by the coding sequence ATGACACAGCTAACAATTGCGATGCCAAAAGGCCGTATTTTTGAAGAAGCTTATGAAATGTTGCTGGAGGCTGGCTTTAACCTTCCTGAAGAAGTGGAAATGTCGCGAAAACTTATGATCGAAATACCGGAGGAAAACATCAGCTTCATTTTAGCGAAACCGATGGACGTGCCGGTTTATGTCGAGCATGGGGTTGCGGATATCGGAATTGCGGGTAAAGATGTATTACTTGAGCAGCGCCGAACAGTCCATGAGCTGCTCGATTTAAAAATCAGCGAATGCTATATCGCTTCAGCAGGATTGCCGAATACAACGATTAATGAAATTGCGCCGCGTATTGCGACGAAGTATCCGAATATTGCGATGAAGTATTACAAAGGAATCGGCGAGCAGGTTGAGATTATTGAGCTGAACGGATCGATTGAGCTGGCACCGATGATTGGCCTGGCTGATCGCATTGTCGATATCGTTTCAACGGGTCGTACATTGAAGGAAAACGGCTTAGTGGAATATGAGCATATTGCCGAAGTTTCATCGCGTTTAATTGCGAATCCTGTAAGCTATCGCATGAAGAGTGACCGCATTCAAGATTTAGTGACACGCTTGAAAAAATGTGTGAAATAA
- a CDS encoding ATP phosphoribosyltransferase regulatory subunit, which yields MSSIKMFEKPLGMRDTLPEIYEKLELIRSTGRAMLRERGYDFIKTPSVEYYDTVGKASAISDARLFKLVDSQGNTLVLRPDMTTPIARVATSKLLKEKIPQRLAYFANVFRAQQREGGRPAEFDQMGIELIGDNSVYADAEVIMTAIDLVKAYQITDFKVTIGHAGVLSCILKDYTESDAQADDLNDLLVQRNFVGFEEAVLAFDLPKTKSDALLAYIADAISLPSIEAIEKYVRKNDALEYMRNLARILDAAGYEEYIAFDFTLSSHMSYYTGMLFEVFASGSGFPLGNGGRYDGLMQHFGSQAGATGFGLRVDRVFEAMPKINVDKDEVLVLFTAERFSEALQAVQQLREQGKQVTFQSYEGIENIEALKAHFKIVNEYNSREA from the coding sequence ATGTCATCGATTAAAATGTTTGAGAAACCACTTGGAATGCGTGATACATTACCGGAAATTTATGAAAAGCTCGAATTAATCCGCTCGACAGGACGAGCAATGCTACGTGAGCGCGGCTATGATTTTATAAAAACACCATCTGTTGAATATTACGATACGGTCGGGAAAGCATCTGCAATTTCCGATGCCCGACTTTTTAAATTGGTTGATAGCCAAGGGAATACCCTTGTACTGCGACCTGATATGACAACACCGATTGCCCGTGTTGCAACATCAAAACTACTGAAAGAGAAAATTCCGCAACGCCTAGCATATTTTGCCAATGTGTTCCGTGCACAGCAGCGTGAAGGTGGGCGCCCCGCTGAATTCGATCAAATGGGAATTGAACTGATCGGTGACAATTCCGTATATGCCGATGCAGAAGTGATCATGACGGCAATCGATTTAGTGAAGGCTTATCAAATTACAGATTTCAAAGTAACGATCGGACATGCAGGCGTATTGAGCTGCATTTTGAAGGACTATACTGAAAGTGATGCACAGGCAGATGATTTAAATGATCTCCTTGTACAACGAAATTTTGTCGGATTTGAAGAAGCGGTACTGGCATTTGATTTGCCGAAAACAAAATCCGATGCACTGTTAGCCTATATTGCGGATGCAATCAGCTTGCCTTCAATTGAAGCAATCGAAAAATATGTGCGCAAAAATGATGCGCTTGAATATATGCGAAACTTGGCAAGAATATTGGATGCTGCCGGTTATGAGGAATACATCGCATTTGATTTCACCTTATCAAGCCATATGAGTTATTACACAGGGATGTTATTTGAAGTGTTTGCTTCAGGTAGCGGATTCCCATTAGGAAATGGCGGACGTTATGACGGCTTAATGCAGCATTTTGGTTCACAGGCCGGTGCAACAGGTTTTGGTTTACGTGTTGACCGTGTATTTGAAGCAATGCCGAAAATCAACGTCGACAAAGATGAAGTGCTTGTATTGTTCACAGCTGAGCGTTTTTCAGAGGCATTACAGGCAGTTCAGCAACTGCGTGAACAAGGAAAGCAAGTAACTTTCCAATCCTATGAAGGCATCGAAAATATCGAAGCATTAAAAGCTCACTTTAAAATCGTTAATGAATACAATAGCAGGGAGGCATAA
- a CDS encoding acyltransferase, producing MRRTERYKVQGANSLWKVYNTVSFWKVMKCFIVIQIGRVTPVMAWKNWLYRSFLKMKIGKQASLALMVMPDSMFPERISVGDNSIIGFNTTILAHEYLIEEYRLGDVEIGSNVMVGANSTILPGVKIGDGAIVSAATLVHKDVPAGAMAGGNPMRIIFTAEQMAERKKNDTPVWQN from the coding sequence ATGCGCAGAACAGAACGCTACAAAGTTCAAGGTGCGAATTCATTATGGAAAGTTTATAATACGGTTTCTTTTTGGAAAGTGATGAAATGCTTTATCGTTATCCAAATCGGACGGGTTACCCCGGTAATGGCCTGGAAAAACTGGCTGTACCGCTCATTTTTAAAAATGAAAATCGGCAAACAGGCATCTCTGGCATTGATGGTCATGCCGGATTCCATGTTTCCGGAGCGTATTTCAGTCGGAGATAATTCAATCATCGGCTTTAATACGACAATTTTAGCGCATGAGTATTTAATTGAAGAATACCGTCTTGGTGATGTCGAAATTGGCAGCAATGTTATGGTTGGCGCAAACTCGACGATTTTACCGGGTGTGAAAATAGGTGACGGGGCAATCGTTTCTGCGGCGACACTGGTGCATAAAGACGTACCGGCCGGCGCAATGGCAGGCGGCAACCCGATGCGCATTATTTTCACGGCGGAACAAATGGCAGAACGAAAAAAGAATGATACGCCGGTTTGGCAAAATTAA
- the ppaX gene encoding pyrophosphatase PpaX, producing the protein MKTKALLFDFDGTLLNTNDLIIQTFMYIFDEKFPGQYSTEDCLRFIGPSLKQTFDELTPGETEVMIGKYKEWNALNHDRLVTSYDAVVETLEELHNLGIKLAIVSTKARESLARGLKVLCAEQFFDVIVGFDDVEHVKPHPEPVLLALEKLGVRKEEAIMIGDNSHDIEGGKNAGVRTAGVAWSAKGVDYLMSYEPTYMLHHMRDLLDIVKGE; encoded by the coding sequence ATGAAAACAAAGGCATTGCTGTTTGATTTTGACGGCACATTATTAAATACAAATGATTTAATCATCCAGACGTTCATGTATATTTTTGACGAAAAATTTCCCGGGCAATATTCGACAGAAGACTGTCTGAGATTCATCGGTCCGTCATTAAAACAGACGTTTGACGAATTAACACCGGGCGAAACCGAAGTAATGATCGGGAAATACAAAGAGTGGAACGCACTGAACCATGACCGTTTAGTAACAAGCTATGATGCAGTAGTCGAAACATTGGAAGAGCTCCACAATTTAGGCATCAAACTGGCGATCGTTTCAACAAAAGCAAGAGAAAGCCTTGCCCGCGGTTTAAAAGTACTTTGTGCGGAACAATTTTTCGATGTCATTGTCGGTTTTGATGATGTGGAACATGTGAAGCCCCATCCGGAACCGGTTCTATTAGCACTCGAAAAGCTGGGTGTCCGTAAAGAAGAAGCGATCATGATTGGCGACAATTCGCATGATATTGAAGGCGGGAAAAATGCAGGGGTCCGAACAGCGGGTGTTGCGTGGTCTGCTAAAGGAGTCGACTATTTAATGTCGTATGAACCGACTTATATGCTTCATCATATGCGTGATTTATTGGATATTGTGAAAGGGGAGTAG
- the lgt gene encoding prolipoprotein diacylglyceryl transferase, translated as MVTNLLAINPVAFHLGPIPVNWYGVIIGFGIVVAYFLAQKESVRRGLDPEFFADLLIWAIPISILSARVYYVVMKWDYYSQHPGSIIQIWNGGIAIHGALIGAFITAYIFTKKRKVSFLKLADIAAPSILVGQIIGRWGNFVNQEAYGGPVTREFLEGLFLPNWLIEQMYIREDGNYVHPTFLYESLWNVVGLVILLFARKLNWRRGEMFFFYLIWYSIGRFFIEGLRTDSLYLVGDLRSAQVVSIIGITVGIIAIVYRRMKVKPVIHYLDDEKPVATKNNSKNKKSKKK; from the coding sequence ATGGTTACAAATTTATTAGCAATTAACCCGGTGGCATTCCATTTAGGACCAATACCGGTGAACTGGTACGGAGTCATTATCGGCTTCGGAATTGTCGTTGCCTACTTTCTGGCACAGAAAGAGTCGGTTCGCCGTGGGTTAGATCCGGAATTTTTCGCCGACCTGCTCATTTGGGCAATACCGATTTCAATTTTATCAGCCCGTGTGTATTACGTTGTGATGAAGTGGGACTACTATAGCCAGCATCCGGGCAGTATCATTCAAATTTGGAATGGCGGTATTGCGATTCACGGTGCATTGATCGGGGCGTTTATTACAGCATACATATTTACGAAAAAGCGCAAAGTGAGCTTCTTAAAACTGGCCGATATTGCAGCACCGAGTATTCTCGTTGGTCAAATTATTGGACGATGGGGCAACTTCGTAAACCAGGAAGCTTATGGCGGCCCTGTAACACGTGAGTTTTTGGAAGGTCTGTTTTTACCGAACTGGCTGATCGAACAAATGTATATTCGTGAAGACGGAAACTATGTACACCCGACATTCCTGTATGAATCATTATGGAACGTAGTCGGCTTAGTCATCTTGCTGTTTGCCCGCAAGTTAAACTGGCGACGAGGGGAAATGTTTTTCTTCTATTTAATCTGGTATTCAATCGGACGTTTCTTCATCGAAGGCTTACGTACAGATAGCTTATACTTAGTAGGCGATTTACGCTCAGCCCAAGTCGTTTCAATCATCGGTATTACAGTCGGCATCATTGCCATCGTTTATCGCCGCATGAAAGTAAAACCGGTTATCCACTATTTAGATGACGAAAAACCTGTTGCGACTAAAAATAATAGTAAAAATAAGAAGAGTAAGAAGAAATAA
- the hprK gene encoding HPr(Ser) kinase/phosphatase, protein MIQVIAKDVMEKFNLELVSGEAGVGRYITTSDISRPGLEMAGYFTHYPADRVQLLGKTELSFFEMLPVEEKRSRMKQLCSDETPAIIISRGLDVPQELIDASNENHVPVLVTKLTTTRFSSRLTNFLESKLAPTTAIHGVLVDVYGIGVLIIGKSGVGKSETALELVKKGHRLVADDSVEIRQEGENMLVGFPPPLLEHLLEIRGIGIIDIMTLFGASAIRPYKRITLIIELETWDPEKFYDRLGLDEEKMKIIDSEVTKLTIPVQPGRNVSVIIEVAAMNYRLKKMGVNAAEEFSRRLDDMLVPNDEIDDY, encoded by the coding sequence ATGATTCAAGTAATTGCGAAAGATGTTATGGAAAAGTTTAATTTGGAGCTAGTCAGTGGAGAAGCCGGGGTTGGACGATACATAACGACGAGTGATATATCCCGTCCAGGTTTGGAAATGGCCGGTTATTTTACACATTATCCAGCTGACCGTGTTCAGCTGTTAGGTAAAACAGAGCTCTCGTTTTTTGAAATGTTGCCTGTAGAGGAAAAAAGAAGCCGGATGAAGCAGCTTTGTTCGGATGAAACACCGGCAATTATTATTTCGCGCGGTTTGGACGTGCCTCAGGAACTGATCGATGCATCGAATGAAAATCATGTCCCGGTACTTGTTACGAAGCTTACGACAACGAGATTTTCGAGCAGACTGACAAACTTTTTGGAGAGTAAGCTTGCTCCGACAACGGCCATTCATGGGGTTCTTGTCGATGTATATGGTATTGGTGTTCTGATTATCGGAAAAAGTGGTGTCGGAAAAAGTGAGACGGCACTTGAGCTTGTAAAAAAAGGACATCGGTTAGTGGCAGATGATAGTGTGGAAATTCGTCAGGAAGGCGAAAACATGCTTGTTGGCTTCCCGCCGCCATTATTGGAGCACCTGCTGGAAATTCGCGGTATTGGCATCATCGATATTATGACACTGTTCGGTGCGAGCGCAATACGTCCCTACAAGCGTATTACATTAATAATAGAGCTTGAAACATGGGATCCGGAAAAGTTTTATGATCGTCTAGGACTGGATGAGGAAAAAATGAAAATTATTGATTCAGAAGTGACAAAGCTGACAATTCCAGTACAGCCAGGACGAAACGTATCGGTAATTATTGAAGTAGCTGCGATGAACTACCGACTGAAGAAGATGGGTGTCAATGCTGCGGAGGAATTTTCACGTCGTCTGGACGATATGCTTGTTCCGAATGATGAAATAGACGATTATTAA
- the cccB gene encoding cytochrome c551 — MKKSLLTLVFGSAIFLAACGGDDSASNGGETAEIDGKSVVQQSCATCHGGQLQGGNAPALNQLGAKYSEEEILDIILNGKDRMPPGIVKGEKAEAAAEYLSTLK, encoded by the coding sequence ATGAAAAAGAGTTTACTTACATTAGTTTTTGGATCAGCCATTTTCCTTGCTGCGTGCGGTGGAGATGATTCGGCATCAAACGGCGGCGAAACAGCTGAAATAGACGGGAAAAGTGTTGTTCAGCAATCATGTGCAACATGCCATGGCGGCCAATTACAAGGCGGGAATGCGCCAGCGTTGAATCAATTAGGGGCAAAATATTCGGAAGAAGAGATTTTGGATATTATTTTAAATGGTAAAGACCGTATGCCTCCTGGTATTGTAAAAGGCGAAAAAGCGGAAGCAGCTGCAGAGTATTTATCAACATTAAAGTAA
- a CDS encoding YitT family protein, which yields MTYSAQNSVKNSVMEYVFVIVGAAVIALGFNVFLFPNQVASGGVSGISTILHGMFGWNAGIVQYAFNIPLFIAGVLVLGKKFGIKSFIGTVALPFFVILTESWDPWTLNPLLGALFGGIVVGLGIGLVFKGNASTGGTDLLAQIITKYTGLTLGTSVLVIDGLIAVSAAIVFDLEKGLFALIGLFVTTKTIDIVQLGFSQSKMVYIITQKETDVRDAIYKEINRGITRLPAFGGYTGEERPVLMVVVYQTEFTRLKQVLKTVDPQAFVIVSDAYEVLGEGFKKV from the coding sequence ATGACATATAGCGCACAGAATTCTGTGAAAAACAGTGTAATGGAATATGTATTTGTCATTGTCGGCGCAGCGGTTATTGCGCTCGGCTTTAATGTGTTTTTATTTCCAAACCAGGTCGCATCCGGCGGGGTAAGCGGGATTAGTACAATTCTCCATGGAATGTTCGGGTGGAATGCCGGGATTGTTCAGTACGCGTTTAATATTCCCTTATTTATAGCAGGCGTGCTTGTGCTGGGGAAAAAATTCGGGATAAAGTCCTTTATTGGTACGGTTGCTCTTCCTTTCTTCGTTATCTTAACGGAAAGCTGGGATCCTTGGACGCTGAACCCATTATTGGGGGCTCTCTTTGGCGGTATTGTAGTCGGTTTAGGAATAGGTCTTGTATTTAAAGGGAATGCTTCAACGGGCGGTACGGATTTGCTTGCTCAAATTATTACGAAATATACAGGCTTAACATTAGGGACAAGCGTGCTGGTCATCGATGGCCTGATCGCGGTTAGTGCAGCCATTGTGTTTGATCTTGAAAAAGGGCTGTTTGCGTTAATTGGCTTATTTGTTACGACAAAGACAATTGACATTGTGCAGTTAGGATTCAGCCAATCGAAAATGGTTTACATTATTACACAGAAGGAAACGGATGTACGCGATGCGATTTATAAAGAGATCAATCGCGGGATTACGAGGCTTCCGGCATTTGGCGGTTATACGGGTGAGGAGCGTCCTGTACTCATGGTCGTTGTATATCAAACAGAGTTCACAAGGTTGAAACAAGTGCTGAAAACCGTTGATCCTCAAGCGTTTGTCATTGTTTCCGATGCCTATGAAGTACTGGGCGAAGGTTTCAAAAAAGTATAA
- a CDS encoding HDOD domain-containing protein, producing the protein MEVFVGRQPIFNKHEEIVAYELLYRNNYTNQFPNIDADTATVELLINSFLSIGIREVANGKPSFINFTENLLMQESVDFIEHGQIVIEILEDIPITVALVERLKQLKHAGNKIALDDFVINEEVLIYDDLFQYVDYIKIDFLHTDENDRKTIENKIKSKFPHIKLLAEKVETREQYEIAKESGYFLFQGYFFEKPQILTARDIPANLFQYFQIISLLRDDEANIDVLADNIEREISLSYRLLKLINGSSRRPRTKVRSIKQAILLLGLTELRRWIYLLAMRESDVNRNSDVFQELMYASLFRAKASEKVARLNYKRNFSEYFLVGLFSLIDSLLKRPMNAIVTQLPLSETILETISGEQTEMTLYLQFATALSKLDWDKVIPLARQLNIPVEGLLPMYEEVKVWVDEALIIE; encoded by the coding sequence ATGGAAGTTTTTGTTGGGCGGCAACCTATATTTAACAAACATGAAGAAATCGTAGCGTATGAGTTGTTGTATCGAAATAATTACACCAACCAGTTTCCGAATATTGATGCCGATACAGCAACTGTTGAGCTGTTAATCAATTCATTTCTTTCGATCGGCATTAGAGAAGTAGCCAATGGAAAGCCATCCTTCATTAATTTTACGGAAAACCTCCTTATGCAGGAATCCGTTGATTTTATAGAGCATGGACAAATTGTTATTGAAATATTGGAGGATATTCCGATTACAGTGGCATTGGTCGAACGGCTTAAACAATTAAAACATGCGGGAAATAAAATTGCGCTTGATGATTTTGTTATAAATGAAGAAGTATTAATTTATGATGATCTTTTTCAGTACGTTGATTATATAAAAATCGATTTTTTACATACAGATGAGAATGACAGAAAAACAATCGAAAATAAGATTAAATCAAAATTTCCTCATATTAAACTATTAGCAGAAAAGGTAGAGACGCGTGAGCAGTACGAAATCGCGAAAGAATCCGGTTATTTTTTATTCCAGGGCTATTTCTTTGAAAAACCGCAAATACTGACAGCCAGAGACATACCGGCGAACCTGTTTCAATATTTCCAGATCATCTCGTTGCTGCGGGATGATGAGGCTAATATTGATGTATTGGCGGACAATATCGAGCGGGAGATTTCGTTATCCTACCGGTTGCTCAAATTAATCAATGGGTCGTCAAGGCGTCCGAGAACGAAAGTCCGCTCGATTAAGCAGGCTATTTTATTATTAGGGTTAACGGAATTACGGCGGTGGATTTATTTACTGGCGATGCGTGAATCCGATGTAAATCGAAATAGCGATGTATTTCAGGAATTAATGTATGCATCGTTGTTCAGAGCAAAGGCATCTGAAAAAGTCGCCCGTCTGAATTACAAAAGGAACTTTTCTGAGTATTTTTTAGTCGGTCTGTTTTCGTTAATTGATTCCCTTTTAAAGCGGCCGATGAATGCCATCGTGACACAATTGCCGCTATCGGAAACGATTTTGGAAACAATCTCCGGTGAACAGACGGAGATGACGCTGTATTTACAGTTTGCTACAGCTTTAAGTAAATTGGACTGGGATAAAGTCATCCCTCTAGCACGCCAACTAAATATACCGGTTGAAGGGCTTTTGCCGATGTATGAAGAAGTGAAAGTTTGGGTTGATGAGGCATTAATAATCGAATAA
- a CDS encoding enoyl-CoA hydratase-related protein, with the protein MNTVKYEQKDFIAYVTLDRPDMLNAFNFEMLEQLRNVMESIQIHPDIRLVIITGSGDKAFSVGADLKERKTLPDTLVKRNLNRFGEVFTLIEQLPQPTICVLNGYAFGGGLELALACDFRIAAETVSLGLTETGLGIIPGAGGTQRLPRLIGEAKALELILTAKRMTAHEALDYGVVTKVAPVESLHEVTADFAALILRNAPIAIQQAKFAVKQGMKTDIQTGLQIERKAYELTIPTEDRIEALNAFAEKRTPQFKGR; encoded by the coding sequence GTGAATACTGTAAAATACGAGCAAAAAGACTTCATTGCATATGTAACACTTGATCGCCCCGATATGTTAAACGCTTTTAATTTTGAAATGCTGGAACAACTAAGAAATGTAATGGAATCAATCCAAATCCACCCTGATATTCGTCTTGTCATCATTACAGGTTCCGGTGATAAGGCCTTTTCAGTTGGTGCAGACTTAAAAGAACGAAAAACATTGCCGGATACACTAGTGAAACGCAACTTAAACCGGTTCGGAGAAGTATTCACGCTCATTGAGCAATTGCCGCAACCGACGATTTGTGTATTAAACGGCTATGCCTTTGGTGGCGGGCTTGAGCTTGCACTTGCCTGCGATTTCCGTATTGCGGCTGAAACGGTTTCACTCGGCTTAACAGAAACGGGCTTAGGCATCATTCCTGGTGCTGGCGGAACACAGCGACTGCCGCGTTTAATCGGAGAAGCAAAAGCATTGGAGCTTATTTTGACAGCAAAACGGATGACTGCCCATGAAGCACTTGATTATGGTGTTGTAACGAAAGTGGCACCGGTGGAAAGCTTACACGAAGTGACGGCCGACTTTGCCGCACTTATTTTACGTAATGCACCGATTGCGATCCAGCAAGCTAAATTTGCTGTTAAACAAGGAATGAAAACAGATATTCAAACAGGTCTTCAAATTGAACGAAAAGCCTATGAACTGACAATCCCTACTGAAGACCGCATTGAGGCACTGAATGCTTTTGCGGAAAAAAGAACCCCTCAGTTTAAAGGTAGATAA
- a CDS encoding S9 family peptidase: protein MTKLITKESLFEIQSITNPVLAPNEQEAVFIRTEINKEENNYNAHLFHIDLESGETTQWTYGNERVTNPQWSPNGKQVAFLVKRNEKQQLYILNSRGGEAQEITTLPNGVNSFLWSPCGQKVWITSTVKKGLDITKEEEKEDSKFPKAYVVDKMKYKADSIGLLKQNRYTQIASVDLAAKEVSTFTEGDYSHSLQGISHDGKTLVIGVNREENTDQVFRTPLYLVDVDTKEETVLIDEDGYFGGAEFSFDDRYIAFGGSDHSFRNATHGHVYIYDTETKTTRKLTEMLDLPVGDYAVADIQQGVSAPSVVWTENNDLYFQVSTEGDIRLYYATLEGALYPASPENEHVYGYAIFKNGNRALMTVSNGTFPGELFDFDITTGDRKQLTTFNEKFLQETTLSEPEAISYTSKDGLTVHGWIMKPAQYTEGEKYPLIVEVHGGPHTLYANTFFHEMQLLAAKGYGVLYVNPRGSHGYSQEFVDGVRGNYGDGDYEDIMAGVDYALENYAWIDESRLGITGGSYGGFMTNWVVGHTNRFKAAVTQRSISNWISFYGVSDIGYYFSEWQMLADMNDVEKLWHHSPLKYAANVETPLLILHSERDFRCPIEQAEQLYITLKKMGKEVGFVRFPECDHNLSRTGIPNLRLERLEQITGWFEKYL from the coding sequence ATGACAAAGTTAATTACAAAAGAAAGCTTGTTCGAAATTCAATCTATTACTAATCCGGTACTTGCGCCAAATGAGCAAGAGGCGGTATTTATTCGAACAGAGATCAATAAAGAAGAAAATAATTACAATGCCCATTTGTTCCATATTGATTTGGAATCAGGGGAAACAACGCAATGGACTTACGGCAATGAACGTGTGACAAATCCGCAGTGGTCTCCGAACGGAAAACAAGTCGCATTTTTAGTGAAGCGCAATGAAAAACAGCAACTATACATATTAAACAGCCGTGGTGGGGAAGCACAGGAAATTACGACACTACCAAATGGCGTCAATTCATTTTTATGGAGTCCTTGTGGTCAGAAAGTTTGGATTACAAGCACAGTGAAAAAAGGGCTGGATATTACGAAAGAGGAAGAAAAGGAAGATTCGAAATTCCCGAAAGCCTATGTCGTGGATAAAATGAAATACAAAGCAGACAGTATTGGTTTATTAAAACAGAACCGCTATACACAAATTGCTTCTGTTGATTTAGCTGCGAAAGAAGTAAGTACTTTTACAGAAGGCGATTATTCACATAGCTTACAGGGCATTTCACATGATGGGAAAACATTGGTGATCGGTGTGAACCGTGAAGAAAATACGGATCAAGTTTTCCGTACACCGCTTTACCTAGTGGATGTAGACACGAAAGAAGAAACAGTTCTAATAGATGAAGATGGATACTTTGGTGGTGCTGAGTTTTCATTTGATGACCGTTATATTGCATTTGGCGGTTCGGATCATTCATTCAGAAATGCTACACATGGCCATGTTTATATTTATGATACGGAAACGAAAACAACCAGGAAGCTGACGGAAATGCTGGACTTGCCTGTTGGCGATTATGCGGTTGCTGACATTCAGCAAGGTGTATCGGCTCCATCTGTAGTGTGGACGGAAAACAATGATTTGTACTTCCAAGTATCGACTGAAGGGGATATCCGCTTATATTATGCAACGTTGGAAGGCGCACTTTATCCTGCTTCACCGGAAAATGAGCATGTATACGGCTATGCAATCTTTAAAAACGGCAACCGTGCACTAATGACGGTATCCAATGGAACTTTCCCTGGAGAGCTGTTTGACTTTGATATTACTACAGGGGATCGTAAGCAGTTAACGACGTTTAACGAAAAGTTTTTACAAGAGACGACGCTGTCTGAACCGGAAGCGATTTCGTACACATCAAAAGACGGTTTAACTGTACATGGCTGGATTATGAAACCGGCACAGTATACAGAAGGTGAAAAGTATCCGTTAATTGTGGAAGTGCACGGTGGTCCGCATACTTTATACGCAAATACGTTTTTCCATGAGATGCAGTTATTGGCGGCGAAAGGGTATGGCGTGCTTTATGTGAACCCACGAGGCAGTCATGGCTATAGCCAGGAGTTTGTTGATGGAGTGCGCGGCAATTATGGTGATGGGGACTATGAAGACATTATGGCTGGTGTTGATTATGCCCTGGAAAACTATGCATGGATCGATGAGTCACGCTTAGGAATTACGGGCGGAAGCTATGGCGGCTTTATGACGAACTGGGTTGTTGGTCATACGAACCGCTTTAAAGCAGCTGTTACCCAACGTTCGATTTCAAACTGGATCAGCTTCTACGGCGTATCGGATATCGGCTATTATTTCTCGGAATGGCAAATGCTCGCTGATATGAATGATGTAGAAAAACTTTGGCACCACTCACCGCTGAAATATGCGGCTAATGTGGAAACACCGCTCCTTATTTTGCATAGTGAACGTGATTTCCGCTGCCCGATCGAGCAGGCAGAGCAACTTTATATTACGCTTAAGAAAATGGGCAAAGAGGTCGGCTTCGTCCGCTTCCCTGAATGTGACCATAACCTGTCACGTACAGGCATCCCGAACTTGCGATTAGAACGACTTGAGCAAATTACAGGATGGTTTGAGAAATACTTGTAA